From a region of the Zerene cesonia ecotype Mississippi chromosome 11, Zerene_cesonia_1.1, whole genome shotgun sequence genome:
- the LOC119830013 gene encoding YTH domain-containing family protein 3 isoform X2, which produces MSAGVSDQRMKGQGNQVTNAPKEHQLESGGDELAEVSWRHQQQPSYAPPISSATDPYSAAGYYGTTAVPYQAFGVGDGTWSTNGTDPMTFLGGYNPHDSYGMDGVFGPSTTPFSTAAFGQPASTFNYFPGNGDYSTWGQLGRAKQYDDYYRADGLYVPDGIKAVETGVQALSLGDHKHDKDRAPELKDVSSGSQPKKMTWASIASQPAKPAPSLQSGGLKKKGPGMPPPPIVPGKHNMDISTWDAGKSAPVVTAPPPPPLQPPPVPAPLPMPQPAPAPAPMQRGPPPQHQPPPAWAHAPRAPPPLQPRPPMPAPPAPTLPVQPTPAPVPHPVLDELRVKNDYNPKDFDLSAPGARFFVIKSYSEDDIHRSIKYEIWCSTEHGNKRLDSAYRDREREGGCVYLFFSVNGSGHFCGMARMTSAVDYNSNSNVWSQDKWKGQFRVRWIYVKDVPNGQLRHIKLENNENKPVTNSRDTQEVPHAKGLQVLRIMHSYCHSTSIFDDFIHYERRQEEEDSKKVPHPAPQDNREEHEGGGRGYRNYRDYRDGRDGRDHRDGREPRDHRDGREPRDQREMRDSRDYRDDRDGRDNRDHGYRDRDSNYRPHHKDRDGSRGRGRPRN; this is translated from the exons ATGTCAGCAGGCGTGTCAGATCag CGGATGAAAGGGCAAGGGAATCAAG TAACAAATGCACCTAAAGAGCATCAGTTAGAGAGTGGTGGTGACGAGTTGGCGGAGGTATCATGGCGTCACCAGCAGCAACCCTCGTATGCGCCACCCATCTCGTCAGCGACAGACCCGTACAGCGCAGcag GTTATTACGGTACAACAGCAGTTCCTTATCAAGCCTTCGGAGTTGGGGATGGAACATGGTCCACCAATGGCACAGACCCAATGACTTTTCTAGGAGGATACAATCCTCACGATTCATATGGAATGGACG GTGTTTTTGGGCCGTCAACGACGCCTTTTTCAACTGCCGCATTCGGACAACCAGCatcaacatttaattatttccctGGAAATGGTGATTACTCTACCTGGGGACAATTAGGTCGTGCAAAACAATATGACGATTACTATAGAGCTGACGGACTTTATGTGCCAGATGGAATTAAAGCAGTGGAAACGGGCGTCCAGGCACTATCGCTTGGCGACCACAAGCACGACAAAGATCGCGCCCCCGAACTTAAAGATGTATCGAGTGGATCGCAACCCAAAAAGATGACATGGGCGTCTATAGCCAGCCAACCGGCCAAGCCGGCGCCCTCTTTGCAGAGTGGTGGATTGAAGAAGAAAGGTCCCGGCATGCCGCCACCGCCGATAGTGCCCGGCAAACACAATATGGACATTAGTACATGGGATGCTGGGAAGAGTGCGCCAGTGGTCACTGCTCCGCCGCCTCCGCCCTTGCAGCCGCCGCCGGTGCCGGCGCCGCTGCCGATGCCGCAGCCCGCGCCCGCCCCGGCGCCCATGCAGCGCGGGCCACCACCGCAGCACCAGCCCCCGCCGGCTTGGGCACACGCCCCACGCGCTCCGCCCCCGCTCCAACCGCGGCCTCCCATGCCCGCTCCCCCAGCTCCAACCCTACCTGTCCAACCGACCCCTGCCCCGGTTCCTCATCCGGTACTCGATGAACTGCGTGTTAAAAATGACTACAATCCTAAAGACTTTGATCTTAGCGCGCCTGGAGCTCGATTCTTTGTTATAAAGTCCTATTCTGAAGATGATATTCATCGTAGTATAAAATACGAGATCTGGTGCAGCACTGAACATGGAAACAAGCGTCTCGACTCAGCATATCGTGACCGTGAAAGGGAAGGTGGTTGTGTCTATCTCTTCTTCTCTGTTAATGGTAGTGGACATTTTTGTGGAATGGCTCGTATGACGAGTGCGGTCGATTACAACTCCAATTCTAATGTGTGGTCTCAGGACAAGTGGAAAGGTCAGTTTCGTGTTAGATGGATTTACGTCAAAGACGTTCCTAATGGACAACTTCGTCACATAAAATTGGAGAACAACGAAAATAAGCCTGTGACAAACTCGCGTGATACGCAAGAGGTGCCGCACGCTAAGGGTTTACAAGTATTACGTATAATGCACAGTTATTGTCATTCTACGTCTATCTTTGACGATTTCATCCACTATGAGCGTCGTCAGGAGGAGGAGGATTCGAAAAAAGTGCCACACCCAGCTCCTCAGGATAATCGTGAAGAACATGAGGGAGGAGGTCGTGGATATCGCAATTACCGTGATTATCGTGACGGACGGGACGGTCGGGACCATCGGGATGGAAGAGAGCCGAGAGACCACCGCGACGGGAGAGAGCCACGCGATCAACGTGAAATGCGTGATTCACGTGATTACAGAGATGATAGGGATGGCCGCGATAATCGTGATCATGGATATCGCGACCGAGACTCTAACTACAGACCCCATCATAag GATCGCGATGGTTCACGGGGACGTGGGCGACCTCGTAACTAA
- the LOC119830013 gene encoding YTH domain-containing family protein 1 isoform X3: MSAGVSDQRMKGQGNQVTNAPKEHQLESGGDELAEVSWRHQQQPSYAPPISSATDPYSAAGYYGVFGPSTTPFSTAAFGQPASTFNYFPGNGDYSTWGQLGRAKQYDDYYRADGLYVPDGIKAVETGVQALSLGDHKHDKDRAPELKDVSSGSQPKKMTWASIASQPAKPAPSLQSGGLKKKGPGMPPPPIVPGKHNMDISTWDAGKSAPVVTAPPPPPLQPPPVPAPLPMPQPAPAPAPMQRGPPPQHQPPPAWAHAPRAPPPLQPRPPMPAPPAPTLPVQPTPAPVPHPVLDELRVKNDYNPKDFDLSAPGARFFVIKSYSEDDIHRSIKYEIWCSTEHGNKRLDSAYRDREREGGCVYLFFSVNGSGHFCGMARMTSAVDYNSNSNVWSQDKWKGQFRVRWIYVKDVPNGQLRHIKLENNENKPVTNSRDTQEVPHAKGLQVLRIMHSYCHSTSIFDDFIHYERRQEEEDSKKVPHPAPQDNREEHEGGGRGYRNYRDYRDGRDGRDHRDGREPRDHRDGREPRDQREMRDSRDYRDDRDGRDNRDHGYRDRDSNYRPHHKDRDGSRGRGRPRN, translated from the exons ATGTCAGCAGGCGTGTCAGATCag CGGATGAAAGGGCAAGGGAATCAAG TAACAAATGCACCTAAAGAGCATCAGTTAGAGAGTGGTGGTGACGAGTTGGCGGAGGTATCATGGCGTCACCAGCAGCAACCCTCGTATGCGCCACCCATCTCGTCAGCGACAGACCCGTACAGCGCAGcag GTTATTACG GTGTTTTTGGGCCGTCAACGACGCCTTTTTCAACTGCCGCATTCGGACAACCAGCatcaacatttaattatttccctGGAAATGGTGATTACTCTACCTGGGGACAATTAGGTCGTGCAAAACAATATGACGATTACTATAGAGCTGACGGACTTTATGTGCCAGATGGAATTAAAGCAGTGGAAACGGGCGTCCAGGCACTATCGCTTGGCGACCACAAGCACGACAAAGATCGCGCCCCCGAACTTAAAGATGTATCGAGTGGATCGCAACCCAAAAAGATGACATGGGCGTCTATAGCCAGCCAACCGGCCAAGCCGGCGCCCTCTTTGCAGAGTGGTGGATTGAAGAAGAAAGGTCCCGGCATGCCGCCACCGCCGATAGTGCCCGGCAAACACAATATGGACATTAGTACATGGGATGCTGGGAAGAGTGCGCCAGTGGTCACTGCTCCGCCGCCTCCGCCCTTGCAGCCGCCGCCGGTGCCGGCGCCGCTGCCGATGCCGCAGCCCGCGCCCGCCCCGGCGCCCATGCAGCGCGGGCCACCACCGCAGCACCAGCCCCCGCCGGCTTGGGCACACGCCCCACGCGCTCCGCCCCCGCTCCAACCGCGGCCTCCCATGCCCGCTCCCCCAGCTCCAACCCTACCTGTCCAACCGACCCCTGCCCCGGTTCCTCATCCGGTACTCGATGAACTGCGTGTTAAAAATGACTACAATCCTAAAGACTTTGATCTTAGCGCGCCTGGAGCTCGATTCTTTGTTATAAAGTCCTATTCTGAAGATGATATTCATCGTAGTATAAAATACGAGATCTGGTGCAGCACTGAACATGGAAACAAGCGTCTCGACTCAGCATATCGTGACCGTGAAAGGGAAGGTGGTTGTGTCTATCTCTTCTTCTCTGTTAATGGTAGTGGACATTTTTGTGGAATGGCTCGTATGACGAGTGCGGTCGATTACAACTCCAATTCTAATGTGTGGTCTCAGGACAAGTGGAAAGGTCAGTTTCGTGTTAGATGGATTTACGTCAAAGACGTTCCTAATGGACAACTTCGTCACATAAAATTGGAGAACAACGAAAATAAGCCTGTGACAAACTCGCGTGATACGCAAGAGGTGCCGCACGCTAAGGGTTTACAAGTATTACGTATAATGCACAGTTATTGTCATTCTACGTCTATCTTTGACGATTTCATCCACTATGAGCGTCGTCAGGAGGAGGAGGATTCGAAAAAAGTGCCACACCCAGCTCCTCAGGATAATCGTGAAGAACATGAGGGAGGAGGTCGTGGATATCGCAATTACCGTGATTATCGTGACGGACGGGACGGTCGGGACCATCGGGATGGAAGAGAGCCGAGAGACCACCGCGACGGGAGAGAGCCACGCGATCAACGTGAAATGCGTGATTCACGTGATTACAGAGATGATAGGGATGGCCGCGATAATCGTGATCATGGATATCGCGACCGAGACTCTAACTACAGACCCCATCATAag GATCGCGATGGTTCACGGGGACGTGGGCGACCTCGTAACTAA
- the LOC119830013 gene encoding YTH domain-containing family protein 1 isoform X4, producing MSAGVSDQRMKGQGNQVTNAPKEHQLESGGDELAEVSWRHQQQPSYAPPISSATDPYSAAGVFGPSTTPFSTAAFGQPASTFNYFPGNGDYSTWGQLGRAKQYDDYYRADGLYVPDGIKAVETGVQALSLGDHKHDKDRAPELKDVSSGSQPKKMTWASIASQPAKPAPSLQSGGLKKKGPGMPPPPIVPGKHNMDISTWDAGKSAPVVTAPPPPPLQPPPVPAPLPMPQPAPAPAPMQRGPPPQHQPPPAWAHAPRAPPPLQPRPPMPAPPAPTLPVQPTPAPVPHPVLDELRVKNDYNPKDFDLSAPGARFFVIKSYSEDDIHRSIKYEIWCSTEHGNKRLDSAYRDREREGGCVYLFFSVNGSGHFCGMARMTSAVDYNSNSNVWSQDKWKGQFRVRWIYVKDVPNGQLRHIKLENNENKPVTNSRDTQEVPHAKGLQVLRIMHSYCHSTSIFDDFIHYERRQEEEDSKKVPHPAPQDNREEHEGGGRGYRNYRDYRDGRDGRDHRDGREPRDHRDGREPRDQREMRDSRDYRDDRDGRDNRDHGYRDRDSNYRPHHKDRDGSRGRGRPRN from the exons ATGTCAGCAGGCGTGTCAGATCag CGGATGAAAGGGCAAGGGAATCAAG TAACAAATGCACCTAAAGAGCATCAGTTAGAGAGTGGTGGTGACGAGTTGGCGGAGGTATCATGGCGTCACCAGCAGCAACCCTCGTATGCGCCACCCATCTCGTCAGCGACAGACCCGTACAGCGCAGcag GTGTTTTTGGGCCGTCAACGACGCCTTTTTCAACTGCCGCATTCGGACAACCAGCatcaacatttaattatttccctGGAAATGGTGATTACTCTACCTGGGGACAATTAGGTCGTGCAAAACAATATGACGATTACTATAGAGCTGACGGACTTTATGTGCCAGATGGAATTAAAGCAGTGGAAACGGGCGTCCAGGCACTATCGCTTGGCGACCACAAGCACGACAAAGATCGCGCCCCCGAACTTAAAGATGTATCGAGTGGATCGCAACCCAAAAAGATGACATGGGCGTCTATAGCCAGCCAACCGGCCAAGCCGGCGCCCTCTTTGCAGAGTGGTGGATTGAAGAAGAAAGGTCCCGGCATGCCGCCACCGCCGATAGTGCCCGGCAAACACAATATGGACATTAGTACATGGGATGCTGGGAAGAGTGCGCCAGTGGTCACTGCTCCGCCGCCTCCGCCCTTGCAGCCGCCGCCGGTGCCGGCGCCGCTGCCGATGCCGCAGCCCGCGCCCGCCCCGGCGCCCATGCAGCGCGGGCCACCACCGCAGCACCAGCCCCCGCCGGCTTGGGCACACGCCCCACGCGCTCCGCCCCCGCTCCAACCGCGGCCTCCCATGCCCGCTCCCCCAGCTCCAACCCTACCTGTCCAACCGACCCCTGCCCCGGTTCCTCATCCGGTACTCGATGAACTGCGTGTTAAAAATGACTACAATCCTAAAGACTTTGATCTTAGCGCGCCTGGAGCTCGATTCTTTGTTATAAAGTCCTATTCTGAAGATGATATTCATCGTAGTATAAAATACGAGATCTGGTGCAGCACTGAACATGGAAACAAGCGTCTCGACTCAGCATATCGTGACCGTGAAAGGGAAGGTGGTTGTGTCTATCTCTTCTTCTCTGTTAATGGTAGTGGACATTTTTGTGGAATGGCTCGTATGACGAGTGCGGTCGATTACAACTCCAATTCTAATGTGTGGTCTCAGGACAAGTGGAAAGGTCAGTTTCGTGTTAGATGGATTTACGTCAAAGACGTTCCTAATGGACAACTTCGTCACATAAAATTGGAGAACAACGAAAATAAGCCTGTGACAAACTCGCGTGATACGCAAGAGGTGCCGCACGCTAAGGGTTTACAAGTATTACGTATAATGCACAGTTATTGTCATTCTACGTCTATCTTTGACGATTTCATCCACTATGAGCGTCGTCAGGAGGAGGAGGATTCGAAAAAAGTGCCACACCCAGCTCCTCAGGATAATCGTGAAGAACATGAGGGAGGAGGTCGTGGATATCGCAATTACCGTGATTATCGTGACGGACGGGACGGTCGGGACCATCGGGATGGAAGAGAGCCGAGAGACCACCGCGACGGGAGAGAGCCACGCGATCAACGTGAAATGCGTGATTCACGTGATTACAGAGATGATAGGGATGGCCGCGATAATCGTGATCATGGATATCGCGACCGAGACTCTAACTACAGACCCCATCATAag GATCGCGATGGTTCACGGGGACGTGGGCGACCTCGTAACTAA
- the LOC119830013 gene encoding YTH domain-containing family protein 3 isoform X1 yields MSAGVSDQRMKGQGNQVTNAPKEHQLESGGDELAEVSWRHQQQPSYAPPISSATDPYSAAGYYGTTAVPYQAFGVGDGTWSTNGTDPMTFLGGYNPHDSYGMDGSVFGPSTTPFSTAAFGQPASTFNYFPGNGDYSTWGQLGRAKQYDDYYRADGLYVPDGIKAVETGVQALSLGDHKHDKDRAPELKDVSSGSQPKKMTWASIASQPAKPAPSLQSGGLKKKGPGMPPPPIVPGKHNMDISTWDAGKSAPVVTAPPPPPLQPPPVPAPLPMPQPAPAPAPMQRGPPPQHQPPPAWAHAPRAPPPLQPRPPMPAPPAPTLPVQPTPAPVPHPVLDELRVKNDYNPKDFDLSAPGARFFVIKSYSEDDIHRSIKYEIWCSTEHGNKRLDSAYRDREREGGCVYLFFSVNGSGHFCGMARMTSAVDYNSNSNVWSQDKWKGQFRVRWIYVKDVPNGQLRHIKLENNENKPVTNSRDTQEVPHAKGLQVLRIMHSYCHSTSIFDDFIHYERRQEEEDSKKVPHPAPQDNREEHEGGGRGYRNYRDYRDGRDGRDHRDGREPRDHRDGREPRDQREMRDSRDYRDDRDGRDNRDHGYRDRDSNYRPHHKDRDGSRGRGRPRN; encoded by the exons ATGTCAGCAGGCGTGTCAGATCag CGGATGAAAGGGCAAGGGAATCAAG TAACAAATGCACCTAAAGAGCATCAGTTAGAGAGTGGTGGTGACGAGTTGGCGGAGGTATCATGGCGTCACCAGCAGCAACCCTCGTATGCGCCACCCATCTCGTCAGCGACAGACCCGTACAGCGCAGcag GTTATTACGGTACAACAGCAGTTCCTTATCAAGCCTTCGGAGTTGGGGATGGAACATGGTCCACCAATGGCACAGACCCAATGACTTTTCTAGGAGGATACAATCCTCACGATTCATATGGAATGGACGGTA GTGTTTTTGGGCCGTCAACGACGCCTTTTTCAACTGCCGCATTCGGACAACCAGCatcaacatttaattatttccctGGAAATGGTGATTACTCTACCTGGGGACAATTAGGTCGTGCAAAACAATATGACGATTACTATAGAGCTGACGGACTTTATGTGCCAGATGGAATTAAAGCAGTGGAAACGGGCGTCCAGGCACTATCGCTTGGCGACCACAAGCACGACAAAGATCGCGCCCCCGAACTTAAAGATGTATCGAGTGGATCGCAACCCAAAAAGATGACATGGGCGTCTATAGCCAGCCAACCGGCCAAGCCGGCGCCCTCTTTGCAGAGTGGTGGATTGAAGAAGAAAGGTCCCGGCATGCCGCCACCGCCGATAGTGCCCGGCAAACACAATATGGACATTAGTACATGGGATGCTGGGAAGAGTGCGCCAGTGGTCACTGCTCCGCCGCCTCCGCCCTTGCAGCCGCCGCCGGTGCCGGCGCCGCTGCCGATGCCGCAGCCCGCGCCCGCCCCGGCGCCCATGCAGCGCGGGCCACCACCGCAGCACCAGCCCCCGCCGGCTTGGGCACACGCCCCACGCGCTCCGCCCCCGCTCCAACCGCGGCCTCCCATGCCCGCTCCCCCAGCTCCAACCCTACCTGTCCAACCGACCCCTGCCCCGGTTCCTCATCCGGTACTCGATGAACTGCGTGTTAAAAATGACTACAATCCTAAAGACTTTGATCTTAGCGCGCCTGGAGCTCGATTCTTTGTTATAAAGTCCTATTCTGAAGATGATATTCATCGTAGTATAAAATACGAGATCTGGTGCAGCACTGAACATGGAAACAAGCGTCTCGACTCAGCATATCGTGACCGTGAAAGGGAAGGTGGTTGTGTCTATCTCTTCTTCTCTGTTAATGGTAGTGGACATTTTTGTGGAATGGCTCGTATGACGAGTGCGGTCGATTACAACTCCAATTCTAATGTGTGGTCTCAGGACAAGTGGAAAGGTCAGTTTCGTGTTAGATGGATTTACGTCAAAGACGTTCCTAATGGACAACTTCGTCACATAAAATTGGAGAACAACGAAAATAAGCCTGTGACAAACTCGCGTGATACGCAAGAGGTGCCGCACGCTAAGGGTTTACAAGTATTACGTATAATGCACAGTTATTGTCATTCTACGTCTATCTTTGACGATTTCATCCACTATGAGCGTCGTCAGGAGGAGGAGGATTCGAAAAAAGTGCCACACCCAGCTCCTCAGGATAATCGTGAAGAACATGAGGGAGGAGGTCGTGGATATCGCAATTACCGTGATTATCGTGACGGACGGGACGGTCGGGACCATCGGGATGGAAGAGAGCCGAGAGACCACCGCGACGGGAGAGAGCCACGCGATCAACGTGAAATGCGTGATTCACGTGATTACAGAGATGATAGGGATGGCCGCGATAATCGTGATCATGGATATCGCGACCGAGACTCTAACTACAGACCCCATCATAag GATCGCGATGGTTCACGGGGACGTGGGCGACCTCGTAACTAA
- the LOC119830566 gene encoding ribonuclease H2 subunit B, producing the protein MLAYVLAQQSGSSDLKAYKYNEVKTIQWLKNRVHKLSTVLKEKNLHVTSGATSATFVASTLTNDSVDEEFYLKYAHGIISEYLQDDLVELLEKQFDFKAELIETIGKKRKSDASELIESHKKIKSELKEETDDKLSDFSFSSTEIKKPKPLSAKEKARQKAASGSKTISAFFTKK; encoded by the exons ATGTTGGCTTATGTGTTGGCACAACAATCA GGTTCCAGTGATTTAAAAGCCTACAAATACAATGaagtaaaaacaatacaatggCTTAAAAATAGAGTCCATAAATTATCTACTGtcttaaaggaaaaaaatctTCATGTCACATCTGGTGCAACTTCTGCCACATTTGTAGCTAGTACGCTTACAAATGATTCTGTTGATGAAG AATTTTACCTTAAATATGCACATGGAATCATATCAGAATATCTGCAAGATGATTTAGTAGAATTGCTAGAAAAGCAATTTGATTTCAAAGCAGAACTAATTGAAACTATTGGGAAGAAAAGAAAATCTGATGCAAGTGAATTGATTGAATCACACAAAAAGATTAAATCTGAGCTAAAGGAAGAAACGGATGATAAATTGAGTGATTTTAGTTTTAGCAGTACTGAAATTAAAAAGCCAAAACCATTATCCGCAAAAGAAAAAGCAAGGCAAAAGGCAGCAAGTGGATCAAAAACAATATCAGCTTTTTTtactaagaaataa